In Pseudomonas fluorescens, a genomic segment contains:
- a CDS encoding efflux RND transporter periplasmic adaptor subunit produces the protein MNAPMPGHAERVFAQFLDLERQTRAARTIEQLAYSLVNDSQPLFGYRHTALLIAGKVRAVTAVSSVDSNAPFVAFVEQAVAQLHKLALSQTARVVLAEQLSGAVQADWQSLSAGHVFWLPLMDPQGRVFGGLWLARDTPWSPAEQVLLAHFGDTCSHAWHALQPRQPWRLRLTRKRWIAVLVALLLMLLIPVRQSVLAPAEVVPQAGQVVAAPLDGVIAEFLVKPNQSVKTGDLLLRFESTTLTAQADVAARALGVAEAELKANSQRAFADAESSSKIDLLAARVEQKRADRDYARELLKRSEVRAERDGIAVFADADRWTGKPVQTGERLLQIANPAQAELRIELAVGDAIALAPNAQVALFLDSDPLQRHLATLQRAAYEAQPTPGGQLAYRLDAQFDGSPPRIGLRGTAKLYGGRAPLALYLLRRPLAGLRQSVGL, from the coding sequence ATGAACGCACCGATGCCGGGCCACGCTGAGCGCGTATTTGCGCAGTTTCTCGACCTTGAACGCCAGACCCGTGCCGCGCGTACTATCGAGCAACTGGCCTACAGCCTGGTCAACGACAGCCAGCCCCTGTTCGGCTATCGCCACACCGCGCTGTTGATCGCCGGCAAAGTGAGGGCGGTGACGGCGGTGAGCAGCGTCGATTCGAATGCGCCGTTCGTGGCGTTTGTCGAGCAGGCGGTGGCGCAGTTGCACAAACTGGCGTTGAGCCAGACTGCGCGGGTGGTCCTGGCTGAGCAATTAAGTGGCGCGGTGCAAGCCGATTGGCAGAGCCTGTCCGCCGGGCACGTGTTCTGGCTGCCGTTGATGGATCCCCAGGGCCGGGTGTTCGGCGGCCTGTGGCTGGCGCGGGATACCCCGTGGAGCCCGGCCGAACAAGTGCTGCTGGCGCATTTTGGCGACACCTGCAGCCATGCCTGGCACGCGTTGCAGCCACGCCAGCCGTGGCGCCTGCGCCTGACCCGTAAACGCTGGATAGCGGTGCTGGTGGCGTTGTTGCTGATGCTGTTGATCCCGGTGCGCCAATCGGTGCTGGCGCCCGCCGAAGTGGTGCCGCAGGCCGGGCAAGTGGTGGCGGCGCCGCTGGATGGCGTCATCGCCGAGTTTTTGGTCAAGCCCAATCAGTCGGTAAAAACCGGCGACCTGTTGCTGCGCTTCGAAAGCACCACGCTAACGGCGCAGGCCGATGTGGCGGCGCGTGCTCTGGGTGTCGCTGAAGCGGAGCTCAAGGCCAATTCCCAGCGCGCCTTTGCCGATGCCGAATCCAGTTCGAAGATCGACCTGCTGGCGGCCCGCGTCGAGCAAAAACGCGCCGACCGCGACTATGCGCGTGAACTGCTCAAACGCAGCGAAGTGCGTGCCGAGCGCGACGGTATCGCTGTATTCGCTGATGCTGACCGCTGGACCGGAAAACCGGTGCAGACCGGCGAGCGCTTGTTGCAGATTGCCAACCCTGCCCAGGCGGAATTGCGCATTGAGCTGGCGGTGGGCGATGCCATTGCCTTGGCGCCCAATGCCCAGGTAGCGCTGTTCCTCGACAGTGACCCACTGCAACGCCATCTCGCCACTCTGCAACGTGCCGCCTATGAAGCGCAGCCCACGCCGGGCGGGCAATTGGCCTATCGCCTCGATGCACAATTCGATGGCTCGCCACCGCGTATCGGCCTGCGCGGTACGGCGAAGCTGTATGGCGGCCGCGCGCCGCTGGCCCTGTACCTGCTGCGTCGGCCGTTGGCGGGCCTGCGCCAGAGCGTCGGCCTCTGA
- a CDS encoding efflux RND transporter periplasmic adaptor subunit — translation MGVAPMVMADDPLLDHPLAASTSASSDARGVLRARDQAVLASELSGRIVELPFSEGESFKKGDTLARFDCSAYQAQLNAAQAASRGASEELAHNKQLAALNSVGRFEVARAEAKLTETQAQSQVYQVQVKRCSVLAPYDGQVVQRKVQRYESVSAGAPLLEIVDNHSLEIHLLVPSRWMGKLKPGQTFNFTPDETGQAFTATVKRLGARIDEGSQTLLLVATLPNASGLLAGMSGTAHFAQLQ, via the coding sequence ATGGGCGTTGCGCCGATGGTCATGGCGGACGATCCGTTGTTGGACCACCCGCTTGCGGCGTCGACCAGCGCCTCCAGTGACGCCCGCGGTGTGCTGCGCGCTCGCGACCAGGCGGTGCTGGCCAGCGAATTGTCGGGGCGCATTGTTGAACTGCCTTTCAGCGAAGGCGAGTCGTTCAAGAAGGGCGACACCCTGGCGCGTTTCGATTGCTCGGCCTACCAGGCCCAATTGAACGCCGCCCAGGCTGCCAGCCGGGGGGCCAGTGAAGAACTGGCCCACAACAAACAACTGGCGGCGCTCAACTCCGTCGGGCGTTTTGAAGTGGCCCGCGCCGAAGCCAAGCTCACTGAAACCCAGGCCCAATCCCAGGTTTACCAAGTGCAGGTCAAGCGCTGCAGCGTGCTGGCGCCGTATGATGGCCAAGTGGTGCAGCGCAAGGTCCAACGCTATGAAAGCGTCTCGGCAGGGGCGCCGTTGCTGGAAATCGTCGACAACCACAGCCTGGAAATTCACCTGCTGGTGCCGTCGCGCTGGATGGGCAAACTCAAGCCGGGCCAGACGTTCAATTTCACCCCCGATGAAACCGGCCAGGCGTTCACCGCCACGGTCAAACGCCTCGGCGCGCGCATCGATGAGGGGAGCCAGACGCTGCTGCTGGTCGCCACCTTACCCAATGCCAGCGGGCTGCTGGCGGGCATGAGTGGCACGGCCCATTTTGCGCAATTGCAATGA
- a CDS encoding outer membrane assembly lipoprotein YfiO has translation MRIGFLSPLALALLAGISLQAQASSDDSCYPDWRVSRDSLDPCNNLPFLSPGNDSRANLRLLLADKKAAPLAPKALSEDDLSQGFGPVPFPVYRLAAASSAETEPDSDDSPTAELDTLLTSLGVKREEYKTAGEAFLSGEGSRCRSNDDDSATAFIRQVVKADIPATERALLAKARLQLLTTCTWDGPVIAEPQQIQSADGQLFRTYLQAAADFYSGRFAEAAQGFAGVGNAQSPWLKEAALYMTARTALNQAQADTYDEDGVPHLDRVDKPALATAEQGFNAYLKTYPQGEYAASAHGLLRRVYWLADDNTKLADAFAWALTATDEQRNVSEDELVEEADLKLLMVNSDTVKTPMIQLVSDLMVMRGGNQPALSRADLEKQKAAFASEPALYEYLLAVCALYIEHQPDAALKQLPQSVPSNLNYFAFSQQTLRALALEAKQDWKGAEALWLQLLPLAKLPLQRDQLELALAMNYERSGQLAKVFASDSPISARQVRYILLRNVAGPELLRQQIAQASDPLERQTAQFVLLYKDLLHGQFATFAEDLKQLPAQAPEDKLGTSLGYVYSASQTLKLFQWNGDKAESGYTCPSIAQTAATLQTEAKNPQALNCFGEFILRNGLDGMPLEQARAAGSLGSTASDFKGETFSRLDGYKQVIGNAKAPKNDKAYALFRAINCYAPAGYNSCGGQDVEPAVRKAWFRQLKSGFADTQWGKSLQYYW, from the coding sequence ATGCGCATCGGTTTTCTGTCACCCCTGGCACTGGCTCTGCTGGCCGGTATTTCCCTACAGGCCCAGGCCAGCTCCGACGATTCGTGCTACCCCGACTGGCGGGTCTCGCGTGACAGCCTGGACCCGTGCAACAACCTGCCGTTCCTCAGCCCAGGCAATGACAGCCGGGCCAACCTGCGCCTGCTGCTGGCTGACAAAAAGGCCGCGCCGTTGGCGCCCAAGGCGCTGAGCGAAGATGACCTGTCCCAGGGTTTCGGCCCGGTGCCGTTTCCGGTGTATCGCCTGGCCGCTGCCTCCAGCGCAGAGACTGAGCCCGACTCGGACGATTCGCCTACCGCCGAGCTCGACACCCTGCTGACTTCCCTGGGGGTCAAGCGCGAGGAGTACAAAACCGCCGGCGAAGCGTTCCTCAGTGGCGAGGGCAGCCGCTGCCGCAGCAACGACGATGACAGCGCCACGGCGTTCATCCGCCAAGTGGTCAAGGCCGACATACCGGCGACCGAGCGCGCGCTGCTGGCCAAAGCGCGACTGCAACTGCTCACCACCTGCACCTGGGATGGCCCGGTGATCGCCGAGCCGCAGCAGATCCAGTCCGCCGACGGCCAACTGTTTCGCACCTACCTGCAAGCCGCCGCTGATTTCTACAGCGGCCGCTTCGCCGAGGCCGCGCAAGGCTTTGCTGGCGTCGGCAATGCCCAATCGCCGTGGTTGAAGGAAGCCGCGCTGTACATGACCGCCCGCACAGCGCTCAACCAGGCCCAGGCCGACACCTATGACGAAGACGGCGTGCCGCACCTGGACCGTGTGGATAAGCCCGCACTGGCCACGGCCGAGCAGGGCTTCAACGCCTACCTGAAGACTTATCCACAGGGCGAATACGCGGCCTCGGCCCACGGGCTGCTGCGCCGGGTGTACTGGCTGGCCGACGACAACACCAAGCTCGCCGACGCGTTCGCCTGGGCACTGACGGCCACCGACGAGCAGCGCAATGTGTCTGAGGATGAGCTGGTAGAAGAAGCCGACCTCAAGCTGTTGATGGTCAACAGCGATACCGTCAAGACCCCGATGATCCAGCTCGTCAGCGACCTGATGGTGATGCGCGGCGGCAACCAGCCGGCCCTCAGCCGCGCAGACCTCGAGAAGCAAAAGGCCGCGTTCGCCAGCGAGCCAGCGCTCTATGAGTACTTGCTGGCAGTGTGCGCGCTGTACATCGAGCATCAACCGGACGCCGCCTTGAAGCAGTTGCCGCAGAGCGTGCCGTCGAACCTGAACTACTTCGCCTTCAGCCAGCAGACCCTGCGCGCCCTGGCCCTGGAAGCCAAGCAAGACTGGAAAGGCGCCGAGGCCTTGTGGCTGCAACTGTTGCCACTGGCAAAACTGCCGCTGCAACGCGACCAATTGGAGTTGGCACTGGCCATGAACTACGAGCGCAGCGGCCAGTTGGCCAAGGTGTTCGCCAGCGATTCGCCGATCAGTGCCAGGCAGGTGCGCTACATCCTGCTGCGCAACGTCGCCGGGCCTGAACTGCTGCGCCAGCAGATCGCCCAGGCCAGCGATCCGTTGGAACGCCAGACCGCGCAATTCGTGCTGCTCTACAAAGACCTGCTGCACGGCCAGTTCGCCACGTTCGCCGAGGACCTCAAGCAACTGCCGGCCCAGGCCCCCGAGGACAAGCTGGGCACCAGCCTGGGTTATGTCTACAGCGCCAGCCAGACGCTTAAGCTGTTCCAGTGGAACGGCGACAAGGCCGAATCCGGCTACACCTGCCCGAGCATCGCGCAAACCGCAGCGACCTTGCAGACCGAGGCGAAGAACCCCCAGGCCCTGAACTGCTTCGGCGAATTCATCCTGCGCAACGGCCTGGACGGCATGCCTCTGGAGCAGGCCCGCGCGGCCGGCAGCCTGGGCAGCACCGCCTCAGACTTCAAGGGTGAAACCTTCTCGCGGCTCGACGGTTACAAGCAGGTCATCGGCAACGCCAAGGCGCCCAAAAACGACAAGGCCTACGCGCTGTTCCGCGCCATCAACTGCTACGCGCCGGCCGGCTACAACAGCTGCGGCGGCCAGGACGTCGAACCCGCCGTGCGCAAAGCCTGGTTCCGCCAGCTGAAAAGTGGTTTCGCCGACACCCAGTGGGGCAAATCGCTGCAGTACTACTGGTGA
- a CDS encoding DUF3142 domain-containing protein — translation MKHLWLGLLLLASPAFGAVDARDYDAFWLWSGVTPQPVLKQAKTLYILQGQINSTRRAPQRGVQLIAQGISVPRLTRGEVWVVYRAHTLHWPEQIYTQLLGQVQRWRDAGNPVVGIQIDFDARTQYLHEYADFLRDLRQRLPFELRLSITGLMDWSSNADPAAIAQLKGVVDEVVVQTYQGRQSIPDYAAYLPRMNRMGLPFKIGLIQGGEWEAPGYLQGSEWFRGYVVFLQNR, via the coding sequence GTGAAACACCTGTGGCTGGGCCTGCTGTTGCTGGCAAGCCCGGCATTCGGCGCCGTCGATGCCCGTGACTATGACGCCTTCTGGCTGTGGAGCGGCGTCACGCCACAGCCGGTACTCAAGCAGGCCAAGACCCTGTACATCCTCCAGGGCCAGATCAACTCCACCCGCCGCGCGCCCCAGCGCGGTGTGCAACTGATCGCCCAAGGCATCAGCGTACCGCGCCTCACCCGCGGCGAAGTCTGGGTGGTCTACCGCGCCCACACCCTGCACTGGCCCGAACAGATCTACACCCAGCTGCTCGGCCAGGTACAACGTTGGCGCGACGCAGGCAACCCCGTGGTCGGCATCCAGATCGACTTCGACGCCCGCACCCAATACCTGCACGAATACGCCGACTTCCTGCGCGACCTGCGCCAACGCCTGCCCTTTGAGCTGCGCCTGAGCATCACCGGCCTGATGGACTGGAGCAGCAACGCCGACCCCGCCGCCATCGCCCAGCTCAAGGGCGTGGTGGACGAAGTGGTGGTGCAGACGTACCAGGGACGCCAGAGCATCCCGGATTACGCGGCGTATTTGCCACGGATGAACCGGATGGGGCTGCCGTTCAAGATCGGTTTGATCCAGGGTGGGGAGTGGGAGGCGCCTGGGTATTTGCAGGGGAGTGAGTGGTTTCGGGGGTATGTGGTGTTTTTGCAAAACCGTTGA
- a CDS encoding PP2C family protein-serine/threonine phosphatase, producing MILQLSLSQQGTERTENRDVIGSAQSTGAYLHVIADGTSKPASGELARALTHYLLESFSRAEPTVTSCPDKATEWVLHALGEAHSNLCPGFPLASTSYLVLLVMGQTAISIHAGDCCLGYLGKDQSMIWLTSPHCGPNWKGDLSHAVIAESSSRKTLLNCMSYRRPHEPAVNSVETVRGTTWILATDGFWAELSAADQLKAIAGQTLDGCSKEDDVTFMLLQS from the coding sequence TTGATCCTACAGTTGAGCCTCAGTCAGCAAGGAACTGAAAGAACCGAAAACCGCGATGTCATCGGTTCGGCTCAAAGCACAGGAGCGTATCTCCACGTGATCGCTGATGGCACTTCCAAGCCAGCCAGTGGCGAATTGGCGCGAGCCTTGACTCATTATCTGCTTGAGTCGTTTTCTCGCGCAGAACCGACAGTTACATCATGCCCAGACAAAGCAACTGAATGGGTACTCCACGCACTGGGAGAGGCGCACTCAAACCTTTGCCCAGGTTTTCCATTGGCCTCCACCAGCTACCTTGTGTTGCTGGTGATGGGTCAAACGGCCATTTCGATCCACGCTGGTGACTGTTGCCTTGGCTATCTGGGAAAAGATCAGAGCATGATTTGGCTAACTTCACCCCATTGCGGCCCCAACTGGAAAGGAGACCTGAGCCACGCAGTCATCGCCGAAAGCTCCTCCCGCAAAACACTGCTCAACTGCATGAGTTATCGCAGGCCCCATGAGCCAGCGGTTAACTCCGTGGAAACGGTTAGGGGGACGACTTGGATTCTGGCAACAGATGGATTTTGGGCCGAACTGTCAGCCGCAGACCAGCTCAAAGCCATTGCAGGGCAAACCCTGGACGGTTGCTCAAAAGAAGATGATGTCACTTTCATGCTTTTGCAGTCTTAG
- a CDS encoding efflux transporter outer membrane subunit: MRSFAWLTLSLLSLGACTVGPDFQRPQGPHVTQWNEPQGRQAASRAVTGPLEERWWDVFHDEQLSALTRCALTDNLDLKLASSRLQQSRAVRQVTTAERYPRVDATGAYQRKRNSGEGLNDPSGENGRSAFNQWDAGFSASWELDFWGRVKRETEAADATLQVAENDRRAVLLSVLAETAQDYIQLRGVQNTRAVTEQNLDVARHSLKLSQLRLADGVATDLDVAEAAAQVAAIEARLPDLQQRQDQLINALSLLMGEPPQALHAQLSKDAAVPQTQRQVAIGLPSELAERRPDIRQAEARLHAATASIGVAKGDFYPRITLSGSLGSQAMQLSDFGSWGSRAFAFGPQLSLPLFNGGRLQGMLNLREAQQQEAALAYQQTVLRAWHEIDDQLTRYNASQLRRDSLAEAVRQNQIALTTAQHQYVEGVVDFVNVLTVQSALLATQEQWVESSTGVSLAMVGLYKALGGGWESVYPLVQAQR; this comes from the coding sequence ATGAGATCGTTTGCCTGGCTCACCTTAAGCCTGCTCAGCCTGGGCGCCTGCACCGTCGGCCCGGATTTCCAACGGCCCCAGGGCCCTCACGTCACGCAATGGAATGAGCCCCAAGGTCGTCAGGCCGCCAGCCGCGCAGTCACCGGCCCGCTGGAGGAGCGCTGGTGGGACGTGTTCCACGACGAGCAACTCTCTGCCCTGACGCGTTGTGCCCTCACCGATAACCTCGACCTGAAACTGGCCAGCAGTCGCTTGCAACAAAGTCGCGCGGTGCGCCAGGTGACGACCGCCGAGCGTTACCCCCGTGTCGATGCAACAGGGGCTTACCAGCGCAAACGCAATAGCGGCGAAGGTTTGAACGACCCCTCCGGCGAGAACGGCCGTTCGGCGTTCAACCAATGGGACGCAGGCTTCTCCGCCTCCTGGGAGCTGGATTTCTGGGGGCGGGTCAAACGCGAAACCGAAGCCGCCGACGCCACCCTGCAAGTCGCCGAAAACGACCGTCGCGCCGTCTTGCTGTCGGTGCTGGCCGAGACCGCCCAGGACTACATCCAACTGCGCGGCGTGCAAAATACCCGTGCTGTCACCGAGCAAAACCTCGACGTCGCTCGCCACAGCCTCAAGCTCTCGCAACTGCGCCTGGCCGACGGCGTGGCCACCGACCTGGACGTGGCCGAAGCCGCCGCCCAGGTCGCGGCCATCGAAGCGCGCCTGCCGGATTTGCAACAGCGCCAGGACCAGTTGATCAACGCCCTCAGCCTGTTGATGGGTGAGCCGCCGCAAGCCCTGCATGCGCAATTGTCCAAGGATGCTGCGGTGCCGCAGACCCAACGCCAGGTCGCCATCGGCCTGCCCTCGGAACTCGCCGAGCGCCGCCCGGACATCCGCCAGGCCGAGGCCCGCCTGCACGCCGCGACCGCCAGCATCGGTGTGGCCAAGGGCGACTTTTACCCGCGCATCACCTTGTCCGGCAGCCTCGGCTCCCAGGCCATGCAACTGTCGGATTTCGGCTCCTGGGGTTCCCGTGCGTTTGCCTTCGGCCCGCAATTGAGCCTGCCGCTGTTCAACGGCGGGCGCCTGCAAGGCATGTTGAACCTGCGCGAAGCCCAGCAACAGGAAGCGGCGCTGGCTTATCAGCAAACGGTGCTGCGCGCCTGGCATGAGATCGACGATCAACTGACCCGCTACAACGCCAGCCAACTACGCCGCGACAGCCTGGCCGAAGCCGTGCGCCAGAACCAGATCGCCCTGACCACCGCGCAGCATCAGTACGTCGAGGGCGTGGTGGATTTCGTCAACGTACTCACGGTGCAAAGTGCACTGCTGGCCACGCAGGAGCAGTGGGTGGAGAGTTCTACCGGGGTGTCGTTGGCGATGGTGGGGTTGTATAAAGCGCTGGGTGGGGGCTGGGAGTCGGTGTATCCGCTGGTGCAGGCTCAGCGCTGA
- a CDS encoding HlyD family secretion protein, whose amino-acid sequence MKRKDKIAVSVIAVFAVGVLVYLVAPGLLGNKRQATNDAFVAADFTLVAPRVAGFIKEVLVEDNQRVKAGQLLALIDDRDFRAAAQAADADTLVAQAQLKNASATLERQSSVIAQAQATVAADRAEVAFAEHELNRYNHLAGVGAGTVQNAQQAKTRIDQANARLASATAVLAAERKQVEILTAQRDAAEGGLKRAQAALEMASYQLSYTRIVAPVDGMVGERAVRVGAYVTPGSKILAVVPLAEAYVVANFQETQLYHMHAGQAVQVRVDSLDGELLNGHLESLAPATGVTFASVKPDNATGNFTKVVQRIPVKIVLEPNQPLTERLRVGMSVEASVDTQPVTQPREVAQQ is encoded by the coding sequence ATGAAACGCAAAGACAAAATAGCCGTCTCTGTCATCGCCGTATTCGCCGTCGGCGTGTTGGTGTACCTGGTCGCGCCGGGGCTACTGGGCAACAAGCGCCAGGCCACCAACGACGCCTTCGTTGCCGCCGACTTCACCCTGGTGGCGCCGCGCGTGGCCGGCTTTATCAAGGAGGTGCTGGTGGAAGACAACCAGCGCGTCAAGGCCGGCCAGTTGCTGGCGCTGATCGACGACCGTGATTTTCGCGCCGCCGCCCAGGCCGCCGATGCCGACACTTTGGTCGCCCAGGCCCAGCTGAAAAACGCCAGTGCGACCCTGGAACGTCAAAGCTCGGTGATCGCCCAGGCCCAGGCCACCGTGGCGGCAGACCGTGCCGAAGTGGCCTTCGCCGAACACGAACTGAACCGCTACAACCACCTCGCCGGCGTGGGCGCGGGTACTGTGCAGAACGCCCAGCAAGCCAAGACCCGTATTGACCAGGCCAACGCACGCCTGGCCAGTGCCACGGCGGTGCTGGCGGCCGAACGCAAGCAGGTGGAAATCCTCACGGCCCAGCGCGACGCCGCCGAGGGGGGGCTCAAGCGCGCCCAGGCCGCATTGGAAATGGCCAGCTATCAGCTGTCCTACACGCGCATCGTCGCGCCGGTGGATGGCATGGTCGGCGAGCGCGCGGTGCGGGTGGGCGCCTATGTGACGCCGGGCAGCAAGATCCTCGCGGTGGTGCCGTTGGCCGAGGCCTACGTGGTGGCCAACTTCCAGGAAACCCAGCTTTACCATATGCACGCTGGCCAAGCCGTGCAGGTACGTGTCGACAGCCTCGACGGCGAGTTGCTCAACGGCCACCTGGAAAGCCTGGCGCCTGCGACCGGGGTGACGTTCGCCTCGGTCAAACCGGATAACGCCACCGGTAACTTCACCAAGGTGGTGCAGCGCATCCCGGTGAAGATCGTCCTCGAACCGAATCAGCCGCTGACCGAGCGCCTGCGGGTCGGCATGTCGGTGGAAGCCAGCGTCGACACCCAGCCGGTCACGCAGCCGCGTGAGGTGGCCCAGCAATGA
- a CDS encoding MFS transporter, whose protein sequence is MTSLAAPSLAAAAKPTAITPPVFGPRIIIGLVGVLLAVLVSGLNEMVTKVALADIRGALYIGFDEGTWLVAAYTATSVSAMAFAPWCSVTFSLRRFTLCAIALFTVLGILCPFAPNYESLLLLRTVQGLAGGALPPMLMTVALRFLPANVKLYGLAGYALTATFGPSLGTPLAALWTEYVGWQWAFWQIVGPCLLAMAAVAYGLPQDPLRLERLKQFNWRGLLLGFPAICMLVIGLLQGNRLDWFESGLITFLLCGGTVLLVLFLLNEWSQPIPFFKLQMLGLRNLSFALIVLAGVLMVLTSVIIIPSSFLAQVQGYRPLQTAPLMLLMALPQLIALPLVAALCNLRWVDCRWVLGIGLGMLVLSCLGSTHLTSAWIRDDFYGLYLLQIFGQPMAVLPLLMLSTGSIQPADGPFASAWFNTVKGLAAVIATGVLDALTTQRLHFHSTMLVDRLGNSPLAEGDASGLAHRLHEQAVVLTSSDLYYVMAAVAAALILLIFWMPTRIFPPRAPT, encoded by the coding sequence ATGACTTCCCTCGCTGCCCCCTCCCTTGCGGCCGCAGCCAAACCCACGGCCATCACCCCGCCTGTATTTGGCCCGCGCATCATCATCGGCCTGGTCGGCGTGTTGCTGGCGGTGCTGGTGTCCGGTCTCAACGAGATGGTCACCAAGGTGGCCCTCGCGGATATTCGCGGTGCGCTGTACATCGGTTTTGATGAAGGCACCTGGCTGGTCGCCGCCTACACCGCCACTTCCGTGTCGGCCATGGCCTTCGCGCCTTGGTGTTCGGTGACGTTTTCCCTGCGCCGTTTCACCCTGTGCGCGATCGCTCTGTTCACTGTGCTGGGCATCCTGTGCCCCTTCGCGCCGAACTACGAAAGCCTGCTGCTGCTGCGCACCGTCCAGGGCCTGGCGGGTGGGGCGTTGCCGCCGATGCTGATGACCGTGGCGCTGCGCTTCCTGCCGGCCAACGTCAAGCTGTATGGCTTGGCCGGTTACGCGCTCACCGCCACGTTCGGCCCGAGCCTGGGCACGCCGTTGGCGGCGCTGTGGACCGAGTATGTCGGCTGGCAGTGGGCGTTCTGGCAGATCGTCGGGCCGTGCCTGCTGGCGATGGCCGCCGTGGCCTACGGCCTGCCACAAGACCCGCTGCGCCTGGAGCGCCTCAAGCAGTTCAACTGGCGCGGCCTGCTGCTGGGGTTCCCGGCGATCTGCATGCTGGTGATCGGCCTGTTGCAGGGCAATCGCCTGGACTGGTTCGAGTCGGGCCTGATCACCTTCCTGCTGTGTGGCGGCACGGTGTTGCTGGTGCTGTTCCTGCTCAATGAATGGTCGCAGCCAATACCGTTCTTCAAATTGCAGATGCTTGGCCTGCGCAACCTGTCGTTTGCCCTGATCGTGCTGGCCGGGGTGTTGATGGTGCTGACCTCGGTGATCATCATCCCGTCGAGTTTCCTCGCCCAGGTCCAGGGTTATCGGCCCCTGCAAACCGCGCCGCTGATGCTGCTGATGGCGCTGCCACAATTGATTGCGCTGCCGCTGGTGGCGGCGTTGTGCAACCTGCGTTGGGTCGATTGCCGCTGGGTGCTGGGCATCGGGCTGGGCATGTTGGTGCTGTCCTGCCTGGGCAGCACGCACTTGACCTCGGCGTGGATTCGCGACGACTTCTACGGCCTGTACCTGCTGCAAATCTTCGGGCAGCCCATGGCGGTGTTGCCGTTGCTGATGCTCTCCACCGGCAGCATCCAACCGGCGGATGGGCCGTTTGCCTCGGCCTGGTTCAACACCGTCAAAGGCCTGGCCGCCGTGATTGCCACCGGCGTGCTGGATGCACTGACCACCCAGCGCCTGCACTTTCACTCGACCATGCTGGTGGACCGCCTGGGCAACTCGCCCCTGGCCGAGGGCGACGCGTCGGGGCTTGCCCACCGCCTGCACGAGCAGGCCGTAGTGCTCACGTCTTCGGATCTCTATTACGTCATGGCCGCTGTTGCGGCGGCGTTGATCCTGCTGATTTTCTGGATGCCCACGCGGATTTTTCCGCCTCGCGCACCGACCTAG